TAGCGCACTCCAGTCTTCATCTATTGCAACCATTCTGACTGGTTCCAGATCATAATTTCCCATAATCTGCCAACCAGTATCCCGGTTAAAATCGCATTTATATTTTTTAGAAGTTCCTTTCGGATAACACATCCACAACACTGCATCGCCTTTCAAAAGCTGGGCAATTTTGGGAATCAGATTATCAATTTCAATTTGTTTGGTAACAAAAACCAGGATAAAATCTATTTCGGAAATTTCTTCAAGAGCATTAACAACCGCAGCTTTATCACGGATACTATCGAGATTTACTCCGAAAGAATCCGGAGCATTTAACACCACGACCGTTTTTTGATTTTTCAGATTTAATTTCTTAAAAACTGCATCCATATTTATATCATTTAATGTAGGAGTTTGCGGGGCGTTTCGCTGTATCAGGATAATATTTGTGGAGCCTAAACAACTGCTATAAATTTAAAACCTATGCATGAATATTGGTACTGATCATCCACTTTTTTCCAAAAGAATCGGTTAGTTGCCCAAGCCAGGCGCCCCAAAACTGTTTTTCGAAAGGCATGGTGATTTTTCCGCCTTCTGCCAGTTTGTTGAAAATTTCTTCTGCCTTCACTTCTTCATCAAAACCGATAGATAAATCGACACCATTTCCTTCCTTTATTTCAACACCTGGAAATGCGTCGCAGGCCATTAATGTGTTATCTCCAAAATCCAGCTGGCAGTGCATGATTTTTTCCTTATAATCCTCTGGTATTTCCATAGGAGCATTTTTAAAGTAATCTTTATACACAATTTCCCCTTCGAAAACCGTCAGGTAAAAGTCAATCGCTTCTTCACAGGTGCCTTGGAAATTTAAATACGGGATCAGTTTCATGGTATTTATTGATTACAGTACAGGACAAAATTAAGTATATTGCCTGCGGAAAATACAGGCTTAAAAAGTCAACAGTAAGGGGGATTTGGGACAAAAATGCATACATTAGTCATAAACTAAAAAAGAGAAAATGGTACAACTAGCGCTTTTAATTACAAAGAGACACCGTTTACTTAGCGTAGCGGCAATTTTGGATGTTTTTGAATCGGTAAACAGATTTTATCAGGCTCAGGGCGAGTCTTCTTTTTTTGATATAAAATTATTCACACTTGCATCAGAATCTGCCGACCAGACCTTTGGTAATTATGAACTTCAACCGATAGAAACCGCTGAACAACAAAACATAATACTAATTCCTGCTTTTGCTTCGGATGTAACACAGGTTGCAGTTGGAGAAAATATCCAGTTTATTCCATGGCTTCAAAAGCAGTATCAGAACGGTGCTGAAATTGCAAGCTTTTGTACCGGCGCATTTTTACTTGCTGCGACTGGTTTGCTGAATGGAAAAAGTGCAACGACACACGTGAATTCGACTTCGGCTTTTGCAGCAAATTTTCCGGCCGTGCGTTTGTATGGAGATGCGATTGTGACGGATGAGGAAGGAATTTATACCAGCGGTGGTGCCACAAGCAGTTTTCATCTGATGCTTCATTTGTTAAAAATATATTGCGGCAGAGAAGTGGTGCTTCACATTGCCAAATTGTTTGCCATTGACATGGACCGTGAGCAGCAGGCATACTTTGGCACTTTTCAACCACCTCTGAATCACGGTGATATTCTGGTGACTATGGCGCAGAAAAAGATTGAAGACGCCTATCAGGAATCCAGCACCATTGAGGAAATGATTCAGGATATTCCCGCCAGCAGACGAAATGTGGTACGTAGGTTCAAACTTGCCACGGGCGTAACGCCGATAGAATATTTGCAAAAAACCAGGATTGAAGCAGCTAAAAAATTGCTGGAATTAACCGATCAGAGTGTACTGGAAGTAATGCTGAATTCAGGTTATAATGATCTGAAGGCATTTCGTCAGTTGTTTAAAAAAAGTGCAGGTATGACGCCAAAATCATATCGTGAAAAGTTCAATGTGGGCAGAATGGAAGGCATAGGTTATGCCTCAAAATAAATTTATAGTTCATTTCATTTTAAACCAATTGATACCTCCATGTGTCAAAGTCCCGTAAGTCAGATTATACGTTTTTCATGTTACTGACAGTTACTTAAAAATGAAATTATGTTAGCCATATCAAAAAATGTAATACTTGCGGCTGTTTTTCTGATCGGTCTGGCCGGGGTAAAAGCCCTGGCGCAGGATAATACCTGGCCGAAGGAAATCCCGCTTTCGGGTGGAGGAACGATTTCCATTTACCAACTTCAACCTGAAAAACTTTCGGGAGATAATCTGAACGCGCGTGCGGCCGTTTCTATCCGCAAAAAATCGGGTGACGAACCAGTTTTTGGTGCCATGTGGATTCAGGGACAACTAACTGCCGGGAATAATACAACACTGAAAAATGTGACGGTACGTCAATCAAAGTTTGCCGATGATGATAATATTGATACTGATAATTTCAAAAAATCGGTTGAGCAGGGTTTTCCAGGCTTACGGGTACAGTTTTCCAGAGATAACATTCAGGCTGCCATTAACCAGGAACAAGGTGCAGAAAACCTGAAAAATGATGCGCCACTGATTATTTATCGTGATAAACCAACGACGCTGATTGTTCTGGATGGTGAGCCAATGGAAGAAAAGGATGACGACCTGCAAATGACGAGGGTTGTCAATACGCCTTATCTGATCGTCAAAAATCCGGATGATAATAAGTACTATTTGTATGGAGGAAGTTTCTGGTATTCATCGACCCGGGTTAAGGATGGATGGGTTTATGTCAAAAATATTCCGTCCAGAATCAAAGCAGTTGATGCCAAAATGAAAGAAGAAGAGAAAAAAGCTTCTTCGGAAAATGAGGAAACCAACAAATTTACAACGCCAACGGATATTCTTGTCGTTACTGAGCCTGCTGAAATAATTCAGACGGAAGGAAAACCGACGTACCAGGCTGTTCAGGGTTCTACTTTGCTCTATGTGAACAATTCGCTTGACGAAATTTTCAAGGATATTGACAGTCAGAAAAATTACATTTTGATTGCCGGAAGATGGTATAACAGTACTTCTCTAAACGGACCGTGGCAATATGTTCCGCAGGATGCTTTGCCGGCAGCTTTTGCCAATATTCCGGCTGGTTCCGAAAAGGATGGTGTTCTGGCTAGTGTGGCAGGTACGGAAGAGGCTGATGATGCCGTGATGGAAGCACAAATCCCGCAAACTGCCAAAGTGGACCGCAGCACAGCGAGAGTTGAAGTGAATTACGACGGAGATCCACGTTTTGTACCAATTCAGAATACAAATCTTTCGGTTGCAGAAAATGCCAATATCACCGTTATGCAGGCTGCCAACAATCAGTTTTATGCATTGGAAAATGGTATATGGTTTATCAGTAATAATCCATACGGACCTTGGCAGGTTGCCAATGAACGGCCCTCAGATTTAGACAGAATTCCGCCAAGCAGCAGCGCGTACAATGCACGTTATGTATACATTTACGAGACTACACCGCAATATGTCTATGTTGGTTATACCCAGGGATATATGGGGAATTACATTTACGGGCCAACTGTTGTGTGGGGGACAGGCTGGCATTATCGTCCTTGGCGGGGAAGATATTACCGGCCTCGTCCGGTGACCTGGGGTTTTGGTATGCATTACAATCCTTGGGCTGGCTGGTCCATGAGTTTTGGATTAGGATTTAATGTGGGTTGGTATCACTATGGCCGTTCGCGACCAAATTATGGCGGCTGGTTTGGGCCTCCGGCCTATCGTCCTCCTTATCGTCCCTGGGGTTGGAATGGCGGATATTACGGAAGCCGACAAGGTAATGGCGGCTATCCAAATCGTCCAAGACCCAATATGACAATTAACCGTCCCGGAAATGGTAACGGCAGACCGAATTATGGAAACAATAATAACAACTTGTATCGCGACAGAAAATATGTAGTAGCAACGCGGGATAACGTTTTCAGACCATCTGTACGTCCGGGTTCGGGCAGGCCAACAGACGGGAATAATATTCCAGGTCGCCAAAATGGAACAAGACCTGTAACAGGAAATGACCAAAATGGGCGTCCAAATATCGGAAGACCTTCAACCGGTTCGGGACAAACCACTTTTCCTGACAGAACCAGACCTGCAATTGGGAACGGTCAGAATGCGGGTCGCCCTGACGTAACGCGTCCATCAACGGGCAGAGATCAAAATACGATTCCGGACAGAACGCGCCCGGGCATTGGAAACGGTCAGAACGGTCGTCCGAATGTTACTGTACCGTCCACAGGTTCCGACCAAAATACAGTGCCCAACCGGACCAGACCTAATATTGGAAATGGACAAAATCCTCGTCCTGATATTAGCAGACCAGCGGATGGGAACCAGAATGCCCGGCCAACCATTACCCGGCCAGATCAGCCGACCCGTCAACCGGCTCAGCAAAACCAGAACGACCGTCAAAATTCCAGACCTGCTGTGATTCCAAATCAGAATCGCGCGCCTCAAACAAGACAACAGCCGGCTGCAAATCCGCAAAGAAATAGTGCTCCGAGACAAAATGCACAGCCGGCAAGAGAAAGAGGCAATCCCAGGGGCCGAGAGTAGTAGATAATAATTTCTGATCAGGGTTTCAGAGGTCTATTTCAATAGAAATCTGAAACCCTGATTTTTTTGGTAAAATGAAAAAAACAGCCTGACGAAAACGGGTAAATTGATTAAATGGTGAATTATCATAAATAGCTTTAAGTTAACAATGTAGTTGACTATATATATTTTAACATAAATAAGAATGATGAATAATTCCCTGACGATCAAACCGATTTACAATAATCACTGTAAACAAATTTTGGATCTTATTTTACCAATCCAGCAAATCGAATTTAATGTTCCGGTAACACTTGAAGGACAACCGGATTTATTAGATATCGAAACACATTATCATAATACCAAAGGAGGTTTTTGGGGAGCAAAAAACGGAGATGAATTAGTCGGTTCAATAGCTTTAATTGGTTTTGGAAGTAATTCAGGAGCTATTAGAAAAATGTTTGTGAAAAAGGAATTTCGTGGAAAAGAAAATGGAGCTGCGCAGCAATTACTTGAAACCTTAATAACATTTTGTAAAGAAAAAGAGATTACAAATCTTTATTTGGGTACTGTTCATATGTTAAAAGCAGCGCACAGATTTTATGAAAAAAATGGTTTTATAAAAATGAACAGTGAAGATATGCCGGCTAATTTCCCGAGGATGATGGGCGAAAATGTTTATTATCATTTAATTATTCAATGAGCATATACAGCATAACATCAATTTTGCAGGCATAGCAACTACCAGGGATGATTTCAGAGAAAAACTCTGAAATAAATTTTGATAAGAGGAAAATATTAAAATTGATCATTATGTAATTATAAATGTATTTTTTTGATTTATTTCCATTGAAGATCATGTATTGAAATACGTATAAGGGTGAAAGTTAGGGTGAGGATTGTTAACGAAATCTGTTAATTCTGATTGATAGAGGATCGACGGTAAAGAAGAGAATTACCGTTAAATAAGAACTGATAGTTTTGCGTTTCCAATTTTATTAGAATTGCATCGTTTTTGATACAGTTAAATGCCTTTGGTTAAAGAGTTTAAGATGTATTGAATTGAAAGAACAAAACAAAAATCCCTCATCGTTATGAAACCTGTAAACAGTTTAATTTCCCTTAACACAATTCTCAGGCCTGAGAATCACAGCCCATTACACTACAAGTTACACTCTGAAATTCAGTCGAGATACAGAGTGGTACAAAACAACCGCCGATGCCATTTCTAGGTATTGCGAATTAACCGAATCAGCTTCTGTCATAGTTCATATCAACAGGCGAAAACTGTTTGGGATATTGCTGTGAGTATTTGAAACTGGCGGTTACTATTTATGCTTTCAAGAACTTAGGAAAATTAATAAGTGTCTGACTATCGTTTTAGGCTCAGCTTGGGACGATCTGTCTGTTTACTGTTAATTCAACGACCTTACGGTGACGAATTTACCCTCTTCTAACAACTTAAATTATGAAATCTATCGCAAAATTTTTACTACTGATTATTAGTCTTTTCTCTTTTAGAACAATCTATGGACAGGCTGATCCTGGTTCGTCTGGAATGGGTTTCACCCAATCTATTTTTCAAATAAACGGAAAGGGAGCACTTGAAGTAATTATTGGCAACTATTCAGGTGGTTTTTCCACCGGGAAGGCTTTAACACCGTATGATGCTACGTTTACGATTAGTATTCCATATATTCTGAAAGTAAACGGACCTCTGGACTTTTCGAAAGTCCCTTTTGATGTGATAATAGTGAGCCAGATGTCAACTTTTTCAGGATCAACGGTTATCAAACTGACGGTGCCGGATGGGATCCCGAAAGGAAGTTACGGAACTGTAAAGATTCCTTTAGTGGCGGTGAAAGGTGATGCAGAGATTTTATACGCAACTGTTGTAACAGAATTTAACCTTAGCTATCCTCCTTCTGGAAATTTAATTCCAGGCAATGATCTCATGTCCGCTCCGGTTTCTGTTATATCACCTCTTCCGGTAACATTATTGTCGTTTAAGGCCACTAAGGAAAATACGCAGGTTAATCTGGACTGGTCAACAACCTCGGAAACGAACAGTGACAGATTTGATATTGAGCATAGTCAGGATGGAAAAGATTGGAATTTAATTGGCTCAGTAGCCTCCGGTGTCGAAAGTAAAAGCAGACTGGATTATCATTTTTTACATACAAATCCGTCGAATGGAAATAATTATTACCGTCTGAAAATGATCGATAAGGATGAAACTTTTGCGTTTAGTTCTATTAAAAATATCGAATTTGAAAATTTAGATCTGGAAATATTTCCGAATCCGGTTGCGGATCACCTTACAATCAAGACGAATAACTGGGTTAATGTGAATAATATCAGACTGATAAATCTTTCCGGAGCCACGGTATATGATTCTGGCAAGACGCCTTTACAATCTGTAAATGTGACAAACCTGAAACAGGGAATTTACATTATGAAAATTGGGAAAACTGATGGCTCCTGGGCAACTCAGAAAATTATAGTGTCGAGGTAATCTGAACAATTTTATTCCAATCTTGCATAACCGGCTTAAAATTGTAATAGAATCGTTATTTTAGAATTTCAATTGACAATCAGAGGTTTATTAATTTAGCTAATGGCTTTTCTCATTACATTTAATAAGGACTTTGGGTTAGTAAATTGTCGAACGCTATAATGGATGAATCGCTGGTTACTTTTTAAAAAGTTTTTTAGCCCTCTGGTATATCTGGGCTTCCTTACATTGGTCGGTACGTTTGGTTATGTAATCATTGAAGATTACCGTTGGCTGGATTCACTTTACATGACCATAATTACCATCAGCACGGTTGGTTATGGAGAAGTGAACAAGTTGAGTGATGGCGGCCGTCTTTTCACGATTCTTCTGATTGTGAGCAGCGTGGGGCTTGTTGCGTATTATCTGACACTCGTAACAAGGCTGCTTGCCGATGGAGAATGGAGCCGGGAATATCAGCAATATAAACAACACAATTATCTGCAAAAAATGGAAAACCACGTGGTGGTATGCGGTTATGGGCGAAACGGACGTCAGGCTTGTGAGATTCTCAGGCAAAATGATGTCAGATTTGCGGTTATTGAATCTTCAAAAGTGGCTGCGCCTCATCCGGGAGATGTGATCATTTATGCTGATGCAACCCGGGACGAGGTTTTAATTGAGGCCGGAATCTTAAAAGCAAAAGCCATTATCATTTCCTTACCGGACGATGCCGCTAATTTATTCATCGTATTAACAGCAAGACAGTTGAATCCTTCCATTGTGATTATAAGCAGGGCTTCTTATGACCAGAGTGTTAACAAATTAAAAATTGCAGGAGCAAGTAACGTGATCATGCCCGACAAACTGGGTGGAGCACATATGGCCAGTCTGGTACTTATTCCCGATGTTCAGGAATTCATTTCCCTTATCAGTTCCCAGCACAATGAAAAATTCCAGATTACAGAAATTGAAGTGCATAATTCCATTCATTTAGGACAGCTTAATTTATGGCAGCAAACGGGCTGTACGATTTTGGGTGTTAAAATGATCAATGGAAAATACCACCGCAACCCCGAGCCGGCTTACATAACCACGCCGGGAGAAGGTTTATTATTAATGGGAAGCGGACAGCAGATCAAGGCGGCTACTGTTTTGTTAGGTTGATTAGAATAATAAATACCACTTATCAGAAGAGAATGGCTCAGGCTTTCAAGTCTGAGCCATTCTCTTCTGATAAAGTGATTTGAAAATATTTTTGACAAATTCAAACGCGATTTATTCAATTACCAGTTTTTTGACAGCAACTTTGTCTCCAATGCAAATTTTCAAAGTAGTTGCTCCAATTCAAATATCTAACAACTTATAATTGAAGGACCATCTATATTTATTAATATTTTGAATAAAAGCTGAATAATGAGGAATGATATTCCTGCTCAAAGGATTATACAAGCTTAATCAGTGATAATTAAATAGAGATTTTTCCATTTAAAAGAAGATTAATCTTGCGTCAGATCAATCAATTTTCTGGCATTTTCCAGCGCGTATCCATTTATATCGTTATTAAAATATGCCCAGATGTTATGCCCTTCTGATTTCCAGCTTTTAAATTTTTCAGCATAATCCGCCAGAAAATTATCATCGTAAGATGAAGAATAAAGGCCCATTGGGCCATGAAATCTTACATAAATATCTTTGGCAGTAATCGCTTCGAGATATGGAAAATTGTTGGAATGCGCCAATACTAATGAAACTCCGAATTTTTTCATAAGCATAATACTTTCATCAGAAAACCAGGATTCGTGACGCACTTCCATGGCAAATTTATAATCCGGTTTCGTTTTTAAAACTTGGTAAAATTCTTCGGTAAGTTCTTCATGAAAATGTACGCTGGCAGGAAGCTGAATAAGGACAGGACCTAATTGTTGCTTGATTTCATCAAAAATGCTGCAAAATCTGTCAACAGGTTCCTGCGCATCATGAAGCTTTTTCATGTGACTTAGATATCTGCTCATTTTTGGGCAAAAGAGAAACTCGTCAGGAACTTGTTTGACCCAATTTTTAACTGTTTCTTCTTTTGGCAAATGATAAAAACTGGTATTGATTTCCGCGGTGTGAAATTGTTTGGAATGGTAAGAAAGATAATCGGTTGGTTTCAAGCCATCCGGGTAATAAATTCCAGCCCAGTGTTTGTAGCTCCACCCCGAAGTTCCAATGTGAATTTTGGCTTTCTTATCCATTGATGATTCGTTTAATCGTCAACGGATAAGAAAAAATCCTGCCAGAGAACCGGCAAACTAAATATTCCCTTTTTTCATTTCTTTAATTGCATAATCTACCGCTCTCGCAGTCAGCGCCATGTAGGTTAATGAAGGGTTTTGGGTTGCTGTTGAAACCATAGAAGCACCGTCTGTTACAAATACATTGGAACATTGGTGCATCTGATTCCATTTGTTCAAAATAGAAGTTTTAGGATCTTTTCCCATTCTGGCCCCGCCCATTTCATGGTTTTCGCTTCCCGGATTTCGTTTGGTATCTGATGTTTTAATATTTTTAAATCCGGCTTTATCCAGCATTTCAGAAAGTTGGACATAAAAATCCTGGACCATTTTCATGTCATTATCATCAAAATCGACATGCATTCTTAGTGTCGGAATTCCCCATTTGTCCTTCCGAGTTTGATCCAATGCTATAAAATTGGTTTCCTTCATCAAAGTCTCACCCATCATTTGAGCACCGGCAGTCCATCCGCCGATTTCTGGTTTTAGCAAACGTTCTTTTAATGATTCTCCAATTCCGTCTGTTGGGTTTCCCATTTTGTTGGAAGAAAAGGAAGCTGCATAGCCCCGGAGAAAATCAGTTTCCTGTTTAACAACATTACGAAAACGCGGAATATAAGCAGCATTGGGTCTTTTTCCATCCGTTGTAGAATCCAAAAATCCGTCATAACCGGCTGTGATTCGTCCACGATAATTATGAAAACCGATAAATTTGCCCAATACACCACTGTCATTTCCTAATCCATTTGGAAAACGGTTGGAGGTAGAATTCAACAAAATCAAATTAGAATTAATGGCAGAGGCATTCAGGAAAATGATTTTGGCATAATATTCCGTCATTTCTTTTGTATTGGTGTCTACAACACGCACACCGGTTGCCTTCTTTTTCTTTTCATCATATATAATAGAATGAACGACAGAATAGGGTTGTAAAGTCAGATTTCCCGTACGTTCTGCCCAGGGAATTGTTGATGAATTGCTGCTGAAATATCCTCCGAACGGACATCCACGCTGACAAATGTTTCGATGCTGACATTTTGCCCGGCCTTGTTCCGTGTGAATTGGCTGAGGATCCGTAATATGTGCCGCTCTTCCTATTATTATCGGACGGGTGTTATTATAATTTTTAGCAGTTTGTTCGCTGAAATGTTTTTCGACGCACGTCAGTTCGTGAGGAGGTAAAAATTCGCCGTCGGGCAATTGAGGCAATCCATCTTTATTTCCTGAAATGCCTGCAAACTTTTCGACATAACTATACCAGGGAGCAATATCTGCATAACGAATTGGCCAATCGATAGCAAAACCGTCTCTGGCAGGACCTTCAAAATCAAAATCCGACCAGCGCTGGGTTTGTCTCGCCCACAATAACGAGCGTCCGCCAACCTGATATCCGCGCATCCAGTCGAAAGGCTTGTCTTGTATATAAGGATGTTCGGCATCTTTCATTACAAAATGCACCGAATCCTCCCTGAATATATAATGCTTGCTGGCAATCGGGTTTTGTTCACGCAACGCCAAAGTGGGTTGTCCCAAATGTGGAAATTCCCAGGGCTGCATGTTGGTAGTTGGATAATCTACAATATGTTTGACATCTTTTCCGCGTTCTAAAACGAGTGTTTTTAATCCTTTTTCAGTAAGTTCTTTCGCCGCCCAGCCGCCGCTTATCCCGGTACCGATCACAATGGCATCAAAAGTGCGAGCTTTTACTGAATCTATATTAAGGTTTGACATTTCAGGAATTTGTTCATGGGTGATGGTAATCCGGACGTGCCGAACAAATTATTTATCTTAAAAGGAAGAGATTAATATAATTACTGTAAGATTAATAAAACTGTTTAGGCTGATTATAATTGAAGCCATTATGTAGTCAGGCTGTTGCGAATCTTATATTAATGTAGCGCAAAGTTCTTCCTATATATAAACAACGAAAAATCTATTAACCCTTTTTTGATATAGAAAGTAGTATTTCCAAAGTAGGTGAAGAATTGTTCTTCGTTTTGTGCTTAGAAGTACAATTCTTCAAAGAAATTTGATTCCTAATTATAAAAAGAACTTTCGGGTATCATTTGCATCAACTTTGAAAAGAGATTAAGCTACAATTTACCTTATCTCCAATCCTCACTATCCATGAACGTGGCCAAATCTCGCGTATTTTCAACTACATCGATGAACTTCAAAAAAACTTTGGGGTGGATTTTCCTCATTTTGAGCTTCTTACAAATTATTTCAAAAAAGATTTTTAAATACTTTGGCTTTGCACTTGCGTGTTAAAAAAAAAGGCTGCACTTTTGCACTCCCAATCGGGTAGTACGGCGCTGAAAACGATCAGCGCAGCGAGTTCCGGAAGATGCGGAGCACAGTTCTTTGACATGATGAAGAGAGTAAC
The sequence above is drawn from the Dyadobacter subterraneus genome and encodes:
- a CDS encoding VOC family protein, whose product is MKLIPYLNFQGTCEEAIDFYLTVFEGEIVYKDYFKNAPMEIPEDYKEKIMHCQLDFGDNTLMACDAFPGVEIKEGNGVDLSIGFDEEVKAEEIFNKLAEGGKITMPFEKQFWGAWLGQLTDSFGKKWMISTNIHA
- a CDS encoding GlxA family transcriptional regulator encodes the protein MVQLALLITKRHRLLSVAAILDVFESVNRFYQAQGESSFFDIKLFTLASESADQTFGNYELQPIETAEQQNIILIPAFASDVTQVAVGENIQFIPWLQKQYQNGAEIASFCTGAFLLAATGLLNGKSATTHVNSTSAFAANFPAVRLYGDAIVTDEEGIYTSGGATSSFHLMLHLLKIYCGREVVLHIAKLFAIDMDREQQAYFGTFQPPLNHGDILVTMAQKKIEDAYQESSTIEEMIQDIPASRRNVVRRFKLATGVTPIEYLQKTRIEAAKKLLELTDQSVLEVMLNSGYNDLKAFRQLFKKSAGMTPKSYREKFNVGRMEGIGYASK
- a CDS encoding GNAT family N-acetyltransferase — encoded protein: MMNNSLTIKPIYNNHCKQILDLILPIQQIEFNVPVTLEGQPDLLDIETHYHNTKGGFWGAKNGDELVGSIALIGFGSNSGAIRKMFVKKEFRGKENGAAQQLLETLITFCKEKEITNLYLGTVHMLKAAHRFYEKNGFIKMNSEDMPANFPRMMGENVYYHLIIQ
- a CDS encoding T9SS type A sorting domain-containing protein; the encoded protein is MKSIAKFLLLIISLFSFRTIYGQADPGSSGMGFTQSIFQINGKGALEVIIGNYSGGFSTGKALTPYDATFTISIPYILKVNGPLDFSKVPFDVIIVSQMSTFSGSTVIKLTVPDGIPKGSYGTVKIPLVAVKGDAEILYATVVTEFNLSYPPSGNLIPGNDLMSAPVSVISPLPVTLLSFKATKENTQVNLDWSTTSETNSDRFDIEHSQDGKDWNLIGSVASGVESKSRLDYHFLHTNPSNGNNYYRLKMIDKDETFAFSSIKNIEFENLDLEIFPNPVADHLTIKTNNWVNVNNIRLINLSGATVYDSGKTPLQSVNVTNLKQGIYIMKIGKTDGSWATQKIIVSR
- a CDS encoding potassium channel family protein, which produces MNRWLLFKKFFSPLVYLGFLTLVGTFGYVIIEDYRWLDSLYMTIITISTVGYGEVNKLSDGGRLFTILLIVSSVGLVAYYLTLVTRLLADGEWSREYQQYKQHNYLQKMENHVVVCGYGRNGRQACEILRQNDVRFAVIESSKVAAPHPGDVIIYADATRDEVLIEAGILKAKAIIISLPDDAANLFIVLTARQLNPSIVIISRASYDQSVNKLKIAGASNVIMPDKLGGAHMASLVLIPDVQEFISLISSQHNEKFQITEIEVHNSIHLGQLNLWQQTGCTILGVKMINGKYHRNPEPAYITTPGEGLLLMGSGQQIKAATVLLG
- a CDS encoding DUF72 domain-containing protein, with translation MDKKAKIHIGTSGWSYKHWAGIYYPDGLKPTDYLSYHSKQFHTAEINTSFYHLPKEETVKNWVKQVPDEFLFCPKMSRYLSHMKKLHDAQEPVDRFCSIFDEIKQQLGPVLIQLPASVHFHEELTEEFYQVLKTKPDYKFAMEVRHESWFSDESIMLMKKFGVSLVLAHSNNFPYLEAITAKDIYVRFHGPMGLYSSSYDDNFLADYAEKFKSWKSEGHNIWAYFNNDINGYALENARKLIDLTQD
- a CDS encoding GMC oxidoreductase — translated: MSNLNIDSVKARTFDAIVIGTGISGGWAAKELTEKGLKTLVLERGKDVKHIVDYPTTNMQPWEFPHLGQPTLALREQNPIASKHYIFREDSVHFVMKDAEHPYIQDKPFDWMRGYQVGGRSLLWARQTQRWSDFDFEGPARDGFAIDWPIRYADIAPWYSYVEKFAGISGNKDGLPQLPDGEFLPPHELTCVEKHFSEQTAKNYNNTRPIIIGRAAHITDPQPIHTEQGRAKCQHRNICQRGCPFGGYFSSNSSTIPWAERTGNLTLQPYSVVHSIIYDEKKKKATGVRVVDTNTKEMTEYYAKIIFLNASAINSNLILLNSTSNRFPNGLGNDSGVLGKFIGFHNYRGRITAGYDGFLDSTTDGKRPNAAYIPRFRNVVKQETDFLRGYAASFSSNKMGNPTDGIGESLKERLLKPEIGGWTAGAQMMGETLMKETNFIALDQTRKDKWGIPTLRMHVDFDDNDMKMVQDFYVQLSEMLDKAGFKNIKTSDTKRNPGSENHEMGGARMGKDPKTSILNKWNQMHQCSNVFVTDGASMVSTATQNPSLTYMALTARAVDYAIKEMKKGNI